From a region of the Triticum aestivum cultivar Chinese Spring chromosome 7D, IWGSC CS RefSeq v2.1, whole genome shotgun sequence genome:
- the LOC123166976 gene encoding thaumatin-like protein — protein sequence MATVTTGLVAAASLLLLLAGGASAATLALYNKCGETVWPGIQPGAGKEILARGGLQLLPNRATSIRLPAGWSGRVWGRQGCRFDAAGRGKCATGDCGGALYCNGAGGEPPATLAEITLGASAAALDFYDVSLVDGYNVAIDMRPYHGSGANCLPAGCVSDLNSVCPAGLAVRGGNRVVGCRSACAAFGSAEYCCTGQFGGPQQCKPTTYSRLFKRACPKAYSYAYDDKTSILTCAAGTSYVVTFCPHRR from the coding sequence ATGGCAACGGTGACCACCGGCCTCGTGGCCGCGGCGTCGCTCCTCCTTCTGCTCGCGGGCGGCGCGTCGGCGGCGACGCTGGCGCTGTACAACAAGTGCGGCGAGACGGTGTGGCCGGGCATCCAGCCGGGGGCCGGCAAGGAGATCCTGGCCCGCGGCGGGCTGCAGCTGCTCCCCAACCGCGCCACCTCCATCCGCCTCCCCGCCGGCTGGTCGGGCCGCGTGTGGGGCCGGCAGGGCTGCCGCTTCGACGCGGCGGGGCGCGGCAAGTGCGCCACGGGCGACTGCGGCGGCGCCCTCTACTGCAacggcgccggcggcgagcccccggCCACGCTGGCCGAGATCACGCTGGGCGCGTCCGCCGCGGCGCTCGACTTCTACGACGTGAGCCTGGTGGACGGCTACAACGTGGCCATCGACATGCGGCCCTACCACGGGTCCGGCGCCAACTGCCTCCCCGCCGGCTGCGTCAGCGACCTCAACAGCGTCTGCCCCGCCGGGCTCGCGGTCCGCGGCGGCAACAGGGTCGTGGGCTGCCGCAGCGCATGCGCCGCCTTCGGGAGCGCCGAGTACTGCTGCACGGGGCAGTTCGGCGGGCCGCAGCAGTGCAAGCCGACGACCTACTCGCGGCTGTTCAAGCGGGCCTGCCCCAAGGCCTACTCCTACGCGTATGATGACAAGACCTCCATCCTCACCTGCGCCGCCGGCACCTCCTACGTCGTCACCTTCTGCCCCCACCGCCGCTAG